One Streptomyces fagopyri DNA window includes the following coding sequences:
- the ddaH gene encoding dimethylargininase: MPDSRVPRPRRFLVCEPRHFAVQYAINPWMHPDAQVDVDLAHGQWKALISAYRAHGHTVDTVEPVADLPDMVFAANSALVLAGRVFGSFFHAPQRRPESSAYETWFKAAGFDVYRPESVCEGEGDLVPVGRYLLAGTGFRTTRDAHREVQEFFGVPVISLQLVDPRFYHLDTALFVLEEGPGANIAYYPEAFSAGSREVLERLFPDAVVASREDAMTFGLNSVSDGRHVFISPRAEALADQLARHGYVPVPVDLSEFHKAGGGIKCCTQEIRS; the protein is encoded by the coding sequence GTGCCTGACAGCCGTGTGCCGCGCCCCCGGCGCTTCCTCGTCTGCGAACCCAGACACTTCGCCGTGCAGTACGCGATCAACCCCTGGATGCACCCCGACGCCCAGGTGGATGTCGATCTGGCCCATGGCCAGTGGAAGGCGCTGATCAGCGCCTATCGTGCCCATGGGCACACCGTGGACACCGTGGAGCCCGTGGCGGATCTCCCGGACATGGTGTTCGCGGCGAACTCCGCGCTCGTCCTCGCGGGCCGTGTCTTCGGTTCGTTCTTCCACGCGCCCCAGCGCCGCCCGGAGTCCAGCGCCTACGAGACCTGGTTCAAGGCCGCAGGCTTCGACGTCTACCGCCCCGAATCCGTGTGCGAGGGCGAGGGCGACCTCGTCCCGGTGGGCCGCTACCTCCTGGCGGGCACCGGCTTCCGTACGACCAGGGACGCGCACCGGGAGGTCCAGGAGTTCTTCGGCGTCCCGGTGATCAGTCTCCAGTTGGTGGACCCGCGCTTCTACCATCTGGACACGGCTCTCTTCGTCCTGGAGGAGGGGCCGGGGGCGAACATCGCCTACTACCCGGAGGCGTTCTCGGCCGGCAGCCGCGAGGTGCTGGAGCGGCTCTTCCCGGACGCGGTGGTCGCGAGCCGCGAGGACGCGATGACGTTCGGTCTGAACTCCGTCTCGGACGGCCGTCACGTCTTCATCTCGCCGCGCGCCGAGGCCCTCGCCGACCAGCTCGCCCGGCACGGCTACGTCCCCGTCCCCGTCGACCTGTCCGAGTTCCACAAGGCCGGCGGCGGCATCAAGTGCTGCACCCAGGAGATCCGCTCATGA
- a CDS encoding Lrp/AsnC family transcriptional regulator: MNSKPGMFDELDRKIITALMANARTSFAEIGAAIGLSATAVKRRVDRLRETGVITGFTATVKPTALGWRTEAYVEVYCEGAAPPRRLAEVVRNHPEITAAMTVTGGADALLHVRATDVDHFEEVLERIRTEPFIRKTISYMVLSHLLPEAPEAGATHAAPAEAQDASNVR, encoded by the coding sequence ATGAACAGCAAGCCCGGGATGTTCGACGAACTCGACCGCAAGATCATCACGGCCCTGATGGCCAATGCCCGGACGAGCTTCGCCGAGATCGGCGCGGCGATCGGCCTGTCGGCGACCGCCGTCAAGCGGCGGGTGGACCGGCTCCGCGAGACGGGCGTGATCACCGGGTTCACGGCGACGGTGAAGCCGACGGCGCTCGGCTGGCGTACGGAGGCGTACGTCGAGGTGTACTGCGAGGGCGCGGCGCCGCCCCGACGGCTCGCGGAGGTGGTCCGCAACCATCCGGAGATCACCGCCGCCATGACCGTGACCGGGGGCGCGGACGCGCTGCTGCATGTACGCGCCACCGATGTGGACCACTTCGAGGAGGTCCTGGAGCGGATCCGCACCGAGCCCTTCATCCGGAAGACGATCAGCTACATGGTGCTGTCCCATCTGCTGCCGGAGGCTCCCGAGGCGGGCGCGACCCATGCCGCCCCGGCGGAAGCCCAGGACGCATCGAACGTGCGCTGA